One Gloeobacter morelensis MG652769 DNA window includes the following coding sequences:
- a CDS encoding DedA family protein → MSIEALAGALLLYRGYERKKAAEDEDGGAARHPGPRRRMLERVVEIVGSLGYLGIAGLMFLETIVPPIPSEAILPLAGFAVARGELHLAGVVAAGAAGALLGALPWYYLGRRVGFGRLGKWADRYGRWSGLSAAVVERANCWFARRGALAVFVCRLVPGIRTWISLPAGAARMPLAKFVLYSGTGTLLWTVLLVWAGYLLGSNYLQVGQYLGPAGNAVLIGVFAVLVWRLAGARIMALMRLAGRSAKPRS, encoded by the coding sequence GTGAGCATCGAAGCGTTGGCCGGGGCGCTTCTACTGTACCGGGGGTACGAGCGCAAAAAGGCTGCCGAAGACGAAGATGGTGGAGCGGCCCGGCACCCTGGGCCAAGGAGACGCATGCTCGAACGAGTCGTCGAGATCGTCGGGTCACTGGGCTATCTGGGCATTGCCGGGCTGATGTTCCTGGAGACCATCGTGCCCCCGATTCCTTCAGAGGCGATTTTGCCCCTGGCCGGTTTCGCAGTAGCGCGAGGGGAGTTGCACCTGGCTGGGGTAGTGGCGGCGGGGGCGGCGGGGGCGTTGCTGGGGGCGCTTCCCTGGTACTATCTGGGCCGGCGGGTGGGCTTTGGGCGCCTCGGTAAATGGGCCGACCGCTACGGCCGCTGGTCCGGCCTCTCGGCAGCGGTTGTCGAACGGGCCAATTGTTGGTTTGCAAGGCGCGGTGCCCTAGCGGTCTTCGTCTGCCGGTTGGTTCCGGGAATTCGCACCTGGATATCGCTGCCGGCGGGGGCAGCCCGGATGCCCCTGGCGAAATTTGTCCTGTACTCGGGCACCGGCACGTTGCTGTGGACGGTGCTGCTGGTTTGGGCCGGGTACCTGTTAGGGAGCAATTACCTGCAGGTGGGGCAGTATCTGGGTCCCGCCGGCAATGCGGTGCTCATCGGGGTGTTCGCGGTGCTTGTCTGGCGGCTTGCGGGTGCTCGCATCATGGCACTGATGCGGCTTGCGGGCCGGTCTGCAAAACCTCGAAGTTGA
- a CDS encoding TrmH family RNA methyltransferase yields MLTSLQNPLIKQLRKLHSARERQAQGLFLVEGTHPVAAALEGGWDLDVVCATAIWSAEHPQLHTVLSGRAGRYEMVAPAVIAALADTVHPSGVVAAVRRRADAWRPLLERDVSLLVLGERLQDPGNVGTLVRSCAAVGADGLVLSADSVDSDHPKVLRASAGLWFRSPPLSVPDLAVCVADLARRGVQVLAADAAAGRLLWEYDLRRPTAFVLGSEGQGLSEPLRRCLPERVGIPLAPGVESLNVAVSGALLLFEAARQRRGSSH; encoded by the coding sequence ATGCTCACCAGCCTACAAAATCCCCTCATCAAACAACTGCGAAAGCTGCACTCGGCCAGGGAGCGCCAGGCGCAGGGGTTGTTTCTGGTGGAGGGAACCCATCCGGTGGCCGCAGCGCTGGAGGGTGGATGGGATCTGGATGTCGTCTGCGCCACGGCGATCTGGAGCGCGGAGCACCCGCAACTGCATACCGTCCTGAGTGGTAGAGCCGGCCGCTACGAGATGGTCGCACCCGCCGTTATCGCAGCACTTGCCGATACCGTTCATCCGAGCGGGGTCGTCGCCGCTGTGCGCCGCCGCGCAGACGCCTGGCGCCCGCTGCTGGAGCGCGACGTTTCGCTGTTGGTACTGGGTGAGCGGCTGCAAGATCCCGGCAACGTCGGCACGCTGGTGCGCAGTTGCGCGGCGGTGGGGGCCGACGGTCTGGTGCTGAGCGCCGACAGCGTCGATTCGGATCATCCGAAGGTGCTGCGCGCGAGCGCCGGGCTGTGGTTTCGCTCGCCGCCGCTGAGTGTCCCGGATTTGGCTGTGTGCGTTGCGGATCTGGCGCGCCGGGGCGTACAGGTGCTCGCCGCCGACGCAGCGGCCGGCCGTTTGCTCTGGGAATACGACCTGCGTAGGCCCACGGCCTTTGTGTTGGGCAGCGAAGGGCAGGGCCTCAGCGAGCCGTTGCGCCGATGCCTCCCCGAGCGGGTGGGCATTCCCCTCGCCCCCGGAGTCGAATCGCTCAATGTGGCTGTCAGCGGCGCACTGCTGTTATTCGAAGCGGCCCGTCAGCGCCGGGGCTCCTCGCACTGA
- a CDS encoding anti-sigma factor domain-containing protein — protein MSGPQPPEEHQALLVDYVLEQLNPEQTSTVQSLIARDPAAAAEVERLRRVRDLLPYGVAAEPPAGLESAILAAMDAAPPQADRPRRGLTVVPWRPIAAAAAAVLVLALGIDSLRLRQELSTTADLVQLLQQPNTRLFALRGTGATTAASGSIVMDLDRRTALVAVQNLPASSPGQTYHLWAIVDGEPLTCGEFKTDAKGTAVARLEVPPGLYSSVVSQLLVTREAAGSADKPGEAEVMISVT, from the coding sequence ATGAGTGGTCCACAACCGCCCGAAGAACACCAGGCTTTGCTGGTTGATTACGTGCTCGAGCAGCTCAATCCCGAGCAGACAAGCACTGTTCAGTCGCTCATTGCCCGCGATCCCGCCGCCGCCGCCGAGGTCGAAAGGTTGCGCCGTGTGCGCGATTTGCTCCCTTACGGCGTTGCAGCCGAGCCCCCCGCCGGGCTCGAATCGGCCATCCTCGCCGCAATGGATGCCGCCCCGCCCCAGGCGGATCGCCCCCGCCGGGGGTTGACCGTCGTCCCCTGGCGTCCCATCGCCGCCGCGGCGGCGGCGGTGCTGGTGCTGGCCCTGGGCATCGACAGCCTGCGTTTGCGCCAGGAACTCTCCACCACCGCCGATCTGGTGCAGCTGCTGCAGCAGCCCAATACCCGCCTTTTTGCGCTGCGGGGCACCGGGGCCACCACCGCCGCCTCCGGCAGCATCGTCATGGACCTCGACCGGCGCACCGCCCTGGTCGCCGTCCAGAACCTGCCCGCCTCATCACCCGGCCAGACCTACCACCTCTGGGCAATCGTCGACGGTGAACCGCTCACCTGCGGCGAGTTCAAAACCGACGCCAAAGGCACCGCCGTCGCCCGCCTGGAGGTGCCGCCGGGACTTTATAGTTCTGTCGTTTCACAGCTTCTGGTTACCCGCGAAGCGGCTGGATCGGCGGACAAACCCGGCGAGGCCGAAGTGATGATTAGCGTCACCTGA
- a CDS encoding DUF29 domain-containing protein, which produces MAFLYEKDFAAWATRQAELLRQRRLAELDLDHLSEEIEELAARERRALISSLKLMLHHLLKWQYQPEKRSTAWEETIVRERGNVEDALDDMPSLRQLLTPAWIDKAYRRACRDAGRETKLPDDAFPEQCPYMLAEILGDWWP; this is translated from the coding sequence GTGGCTTTCTTGTACGAGAAGGACTTTGCCGCCTGGGCAACCCGGCAGGCCGAACTGCTGCGGCAGCGTCGGCTTGCAGAACTCGATCTTGACCATTTAAGCGAGGAGATTGAGGAATTGGCTGCTCGGGAGCGGCGCGCACTGATCAGTTCCCTCAAACTGATGTTGCACCACCTGCTCAAATGGCAGTACCAGCCCGAGAAGCGCTCTACTGCTTGGGAGGAGACGATCGTCCGGGAGCGGGGCAACGTCGAGGACGCCCTCGACGATATGCCGAGTCTGCGTCAGTTGCTTACCCCCGCATGGATCGACAAAGCTTATCGCCGCGCCTGCCGGGATGCCGGTCGGGAAACGAAGCTACCGGACGACGCTTTCCCGGAACAATGCCCCTACATGCTGGCGGAGATTCTCGGCGATTGGTGGCCGTGA
- the mnmA gene encoding tRNA 2-thiouridine(34) synthase MnmA — protein sequence MTSGSKIVAALSGGVDSSVAAALVRKQGYRVCGVTLWLMRGKGSCCSDGMKDAARVCEQLDIPHHIVDIRQQFEETIVDFLVEGYRGGVTPLPCSRCNKELKFGLLLEYARCKLGIGTLATGHYARTGFDEPSGRRWLARAVDRTKDQSYFLYDLSQEQLASAVFPLGEMTKDQTRTLAAELGLSVAHKPESMDLCLVEAAGSMRNFLDAHIETRRGEIVDTSGKILGEHDGAHHYTVGQRRGLGVAAPYPLYVVAVDAANNRVVVGAHEEATACECTVGQVNWVSMAEPEAPIQAEVQVRYRSQPVQATIIPLPARGARIVFDDAPQFAISPGQAAVWYAGERVLGGGIILASGRR from the coding sequence ATGACTTCCGGTTCCAAGATTGTCGCTGCCCTGTCGGGAGGTGTCGATAGCTCCGTAGCCGCTGCCCTCGTGCGCAAGCAGGGTTACCGCGTCTGCGGCGTCACCCTCTGGTTGATGCGCGGCAAAGGTTCGTGCTGCTCGGACGGCATGAAAGACGCCGCGCGCGTGTGCGAACAGTTGGATATTCCCCACCACATCGTCGATATCCGTCAACAGTTCGAAGAGACGATCGTCGATTTTCTGGTGGAAGGCTATCGGGGCGGAGTCACACCGCTGCCGTGTTCGCGCTGCAACAAAGAACTCAAGTTCGGTCTATTGCTCGAGTATGCCCGCTGCAAACTGGGGATCGGCACCCTGGCTACCGGCCACTACGCCCGCACGGGCTTCGATGAGCCGTCGGGTCGCCGTTGGCTGGCGCGTGCTGTCGATCGCACAAAAGATCAGTCTTACTTTCTCTACGACCTGAGCCAGGAGCAGCTGGCCAGTGCCGTCTTTCCTCTAGGTGAAATGACCAAGGACCAGACCCGCACGCTGGCTGCCGAATTGGGCCTCAGCGTCGCCCACAAGCCCGAGAGCATGGATCTGTGCCTGGTGGAGGCGGCCGGTTCGATGCGCAACTTCCTCGATGCCCACATCGAGACCCGCCGCGGCGAGATCGTCGATACCAGCGGCAAAATCCTGGGCGAACACGACGGCGCCCACCACTACACCGTCGGCCAGCGCCGGGGTCTTGGGGTCGCTGCCCCTTACCCGCTCTACGTGGTCGCCGTCGACGCCGCCAACAACCGCGTCGTGGTCGGAGCGCACGAGGAGGCGACGGCTTGCGAGTGCACGGTGGGTCAGGTCAACTGGGTCTCGATGGCCGAACCCGAGGCACCCATCCAGGCCGAAGTCCAGGTGCGCTACCGCTCCCAACCCGTGCAGGCGACGATTATTCCTTTGCCCGCTCGCGGAGCGCGCATTGTCTTCGATGACGCGCCCCAGTTTGCCATCTCCCCCGGCCAGGCCGCCGTCTGGTACGCGGGCGAACGGGTGCTGGGCGGCGGGATCATTCTGGCGAGCGGCAGGCGCTGA